From the Hoplias malabaricus isolate fHopMal1 chromosome 6, fHopMal1.hap1, whole genome shotgun sequence genome, the window CCAAAAGCATAGTTGCGATGTTAGCAACGTACATAGTTGGAACGATGCAGTTGCGATGcaagtgtttctcaaaacagtCGTTGGAACTATCGATGTAACTACGTTGGTAACTTGCATAGTTCGAACCACCGTTAAACAACACAGGGGTTTCTCAAAACAGTTGATACTGCGATTGTTGGGATACTGCGATTGTTGGGTGTATTAGGaacgagcaggaggaggagtacaggagcctggtggaggtctttgtgcaatggtgcaaactgaaccacctccaactgaacacttcaaagaccaaggagatggtggtggacttCCGCAGGTCAAAGCCTGTCCTGCTACCAGTCACCATTgatggggtggtggtggacACCTATAAGTATCTGGGCTTACACctagacaataaactggactggtgAGCCAACACTGAAGCACTCTACAAGAAAGGGCAGAGCAGGCTGTACTTCCTGAGGAGGTTGGGGTCCTTCAATGTCTACAGTAAGCTCCTCAGGATGTTTTACCAGACTGTTGTTGCCAGTGTCCTCTTCTATGTTGTGGTATGCTGGGGAGGAAGCATAAAGAAGAGGGATGCTGGGCGACTAGACAGGCTGGTTAAGAAAGCTGGCTCTGTGGTGGGGGCTGAACTGGAGTGCATCACTTTCATATCAAACAAGAGGACCCTGAACAAACTGATTAGCatcttggacaatgagtgccatccactccacagtatcataactaagcagaagagcttgatcagctggagacttcattcactgccaggctcaactgacagactgaggaagtcatttgtccccagggctattgagctgttcaatgcttcactaaaggggagaggagagatggacttctctgcatagtctgtctgcccatccatcaccaccaccacctccatatttgcacatgtgtacctaaCTGGACAATAGAAAGGTCAACCACTGGACAAGTCAACCAACTCATGTACCTCATGTGTACCTTAATCTGACAGCTACAATAGTAGTTTTATACTTAATACAGGTACATTGCACTGAATTGCCTTGCCttgcactattttatttaatatatttatttctaattctgaaactgcactgttattgcactgtacttatattgcacattccatacccTTTGCACTATCCACACTTTTTGAACTTTTAAACCATATGCTGCACTCAAGAGATCATCCTCAGCTGCTCACTttatcacagattcttgccaggctatgtttgattattctgatgattgattgattattaaTAAGCACACTATGTTAACTTCTTGGGtatttgattttgatatttttatatttgttttagattgtttttttttttaactttattagtccattgctgttagtgattgttgtatgtgatatctgtaagctactgagaccttgaatttcccctgaggatcaataaagtatctatctatctatctatctatctatctatctatctatctatctatctatcttccACCGAACATTCGCAACACTGTCATTGAGTTGTGTAGTAGGAACTACAGCTTCAGACCTGTGATTAGAAGCTTAGTTCCTGGTTACTACGTCATTGATGACAGAAGACACAGTAGAATTAGGGtactttatgtgtgtgtgcaaatcataaataaaataatataatgttttaatgtttacctaatatttaatacagaatgtattaaattatatatacctgatgtttttgaactatgaatgaattttaatgtaGTAGTTCAAGATGGATTTGATGCATCGTACCACGGGTGCGTTTCCCGTACAACGGAGCCTAGCATTGAACTAACGTGGTACAATGCTTCGTAAACTAAACAATATCTGAACTCCGACAGTTTCTCAAATCCGTCCTACTTTGTTAGTACCACAGTTGTTTGAAACATGTTGGTTTAAACCACCGTAGTCTGAACTACGATGGTTCCAGATGGTCTGGCTTTCACAGCGGGAAGCTTGCAAAAACTCActcattttgtaaaattatgcaAAAATATGAGATTTGTGACCGCAATTACTCATACTGTGATCATATATAATCAGCAGCAAAAAGAATAACGTaacttgaattaaaaataaatgcatatttttaaataaaataaaagaaataacagtgaaaaaaacaaagattgttttgtaacaaaaaaatatttcagcgTATGTATCACTATAAAAAATAGATATTAAATGTGTTAGAAAAGTTTATCAATATGACGGCGAGAACCCtcagcagtgtttctcagtGGCGCAGTGAAAAACACGCATTTCTGTGCAGCACAGAGGTGGGTTCGAGACCCAAGCGttcattgtgttgtttttattacagcAACTGAAGCTCTCAGtgatgaaacattcattcacttaaGTACTGTAAAGTATTCTGTTGCCTCTTCggatgtacaggggttggacaatgaaactgaaaccacaATAGACCACATTTAGACCACAATTATTCATTAGTAGGGTCTCCTTTTGCGgacaatacagcgtcagtttgtcttgggaatgacatatacaagtcctgcacagtggtcagagggattttaagccattcttcttgcaggatagtggccaggtcactacgtgatgctggtggaggaaaacttttcctgactcactcctccaaaacaccccaaagtggctcaataatatttagatctggtgactgtgcaggccatgggagatgttcaacttcactttcatgttcatcaaaccaatctttcaccagtctcgctgtgtgtattggtgcattgttgtcctgatacacggcaccgcatgtgtttcgtccttcttggtggtatgctgacattaccctggataccatggctcttgatacatcacaaaaacttgctgtcttggtcacagatgcgccagcaagacgtgcaccaacaatttgtcctcttttgagctctggtatgtcacccataatgttgtgtgcattgcaatattttgagcaaaactgtgctcttaccctctgctaaatgaaccttcacacactgctcttactggtgcaatgtgcaattaatgaagattggccaccaggctgctccaattaagccatgaaacctcccacgctaaaatgacaagtgtttcagtttcattgtccaacccttgtatatatttgtagtaTATACCAACATGGTAGcatctttttacacacacacacacacacacaattgtagTCTGTCTTTTTTCATCCTTTGTTGaagcttttttaatttttatattttttatttttttaatatatatacctctgggtgagttctgtagtaattaaacagtttagaGCAGGTGGGAAATCTGCGAGAAAACAACTGCTATATGTTTATGCCCTAAATTCACACTTTAAaaaatggttctacaagggttctttggtaaagaaaacggttctatatagaacacttgaagaacctttgcatgattaaaggttcctttgcatcatgaaagtgttcttcagattgatggagaatgtgctatagatggttctatagagCACCTTGTAGAAAACGCTTCTGTATGGCACCATAAATGGTTCCTTTATTGTGACAAGTTTGAAATCATAATAATAGTAGAACACTTTTgtgtgccgtatagaacccttttctaaatgtTGCTATATAGagccatctacagcacattctcaatcagtctgaagaacactttcatgatACAAAGAAACCTTTATTCTTActaaggttcttcaagtgtttagGGTTCTATAGAGAACCATTTCTCCCCCAGGGCTGGGCTGTGCCCTGGCCCCCAGAATCCCCTCAGTCTGGGAGCTCATCTGTCCAACCACAGAAGCCCTCACACCCAGACTCACTGGCTTTCAGGCATCTGCAGTCAGTGCAGTGTATAGCTCCTATAGTGTCCCCCACCCACCAGAGAGTAATTAATATTGctctttatttgtattaatgtaCTGATTGTATAATGAGTAgctttttttcacttttatagACCTTGATTGATTCTTTCTGCATCCAATCCTTTCTACCCATTCCCTACTTCAATAAAGGCCTGTAATTCAGGCTTACATGCTGCTCCAACTCCTCATCTTAGAGGTGGGGAATAGGAAATAGATGTATTCTGTCCCACAGTTCTGCAGGAAAAGTGTGGTGTATTTAGcgatgaatgaatttataaatcTGTATCTGTTTAAAAGACATATTGACATTCCTTCAGTGAACTgaagataaaataatattcaaatccaTCTTGAACTactaaattaaaattattatatccTTAACATATAACTTAAACATGTAATGTTACTATTGTTTCAAGTGGGACAAGATGAGACAGATCATTGTTGGAAAACAATACCATAACACAGTGTTGAGGGAGTGAAAGCTGCTAATCTTTAAGTATTTCTCTCCTGTTCCTTTTATAAAAACTTATCTCTAAGCTCACAAAATGGTCATTCATAGTTCAAAACCTCaggtatataaaaaataaatcatgatgaGGTATTTAAAACCAGGATTTAAATGATGACGGTGTATTAATACCAGggttttttatatacatttttcaaacctttttataattgttataggctatattgtttttatttaaaagttcaGAACTGCCCTCATTTCTGTATGAAATCTTaggtaaatattatattattttgtttaatatgtGCACTATATTATATTGGGTCTTCTGTCATCGATGACGTAGTCACCAGGAGTTTCTAACCACCACCAAGTTTCTAAACACAGGTCTGAAGCTGTAGTTCCTATTACACAACGTTGCGAACGTTCGGTGAAACTACGGTTTTGAAAAAACCCTGTGTCGTTTAACGATGGTTCGGACTATGCAAGTTACTTACGTACTTACCTCGACAGTTCCAACGactgttttgagaaacacttgCATCGCAACTGCATCGTTCCAACTATGTACGTTGCTAACATAGTTAGCAACTATGCTTTTGGGAAACGAACCTCACGTTAGTTAAATGCTAGGCTCCTTCGCTGTATGGGAAACAAACCCCTGTCCAGTTaggaagcaacactgattgtgaatcaatttcacctgctgttgtgcaaaCGGAAGTAGAAATGAGAGGCATTTAGCAAGACAACCCCTATATGAGTGGTTCTtcaggtggtgaccacagaccacTTCTCTGTTATCATtctttctggctgatgttttggtcactttgCAGGTAGTGCAACTCATCCAGGATGGCACATCAATGTGAGCTGTGGCAAGGtggtttgctgtgtctgtgttcagagCATGGAGGAGCACAGTGTTCAGAGCATGGAGAAGATGCCAGGAGACAaaccagtacaccaggagacgtGGAGGGGCCATAGGagggcaacaacccagcagcaggactGCTGCCTcctcctttgtgcaaggaggagcagtgccagagccctgcaaaatgaccCCCAACAGGCCACTAATATTCATGTTTCTGCACaaacagactccatgagggTGGTATGATGGCCCAACATCCACAAGCGGGGATTGTGCTTACAGCCCAACTCCTTGCAGGGCGATGggcatttgccagagaacaccaGGATGGGCAGATTCGCCATTGGTGCCCTTTGCTCTTGACGGATGAGAGCAGGTTCAGactgagcacatgtgacagaGTCTGGAGATACTGTGGAGAATattctgctgcctgcaacattCTCCAGCATGACCagtttggcagtgggtcagtaatggtgtgaagaggcatttctttggagggccGCACAGCCCTCTATGTGCTAGCCAGAggtaccctgactgccattaggtacTGTGATGAGATCCACAGATacattgtgagaccatatgctggtgcagtgggccctgggttgcttctgatgcatgacaatgctaggcctcatgtgGCTAAAGTATACcagcagttcctgcatgatgaaggtattgatgctatggactggcctgccccttccccagacctgaatccaatcaagCACACCTATATTTGATCCTTGTATGTGAGCAAAGCATATACTGACGTTTCATTAGGACTGCTTCACTTTGTAAACATGTGGAAAAAACTGTAACCTCCCTTTCAAATGTGTACAACACATATTTGAGAAGAATATTTgtaaagtttatatatatatattttttcaattaTTGTACTTTAAAAAAGCTAAATATTTCTTAATAATTTGAATGAAGGAGCCTGTTACCTTTCTGGTTCCAATATTTGTGAAAGGCTCTGCATGTTTTTATACTGTAACCTCATGAGCTGAAAGATAGACGACCAATGCCTCATGGTATGTAATTTGTAGTAATAGAACTCAAAGAATTAAGGTGTTTTGAAAATAGGTCAGTGGAGTTCGTTTGTAATTGATTTACAAAAGCAAGTTTGATGTTGTTACATGCTCTATATTGACCTGTGCGTTTGAATGGATTAAGTGGAATTATGGCTGTATTTTCTGTATGTTTAACAACTGGCCCTTGTTGTAACGCCACATGTTAGTTTGAAATTTAACTTGAATATTTTCAGCTTCATCTTTTgtaaagaaaacacagtgaagCATTTGTTCATTGTTTCATCGAGTGACTTTATTCAGACATGGTTCTGATAGAGATCAGCGTCAATCGACTGTCCATTCCTGTTGTTTTTAGCGGTACCTCTCGGCCATCCACCAGGCCACGTTCTGAAGAAACTTGTCAAAAGACACGTGGACTTCAGGAGTGAACTCAGCTGGGAATAACATGGCCACGACCACAATGATATTGTGTGCCAGGATCTgagtttaaagagagagagagagaaaatatatatatatatactttgaTTTTCTGTTATATACCAATGACGTTCTATTAAAAGTCCCTAGTTGTAGCTtgattttgaaaaaaagaaaaatatatctcttttaaaaagtattaCATTTAACGAGTGTCCCGTTCATATcccaatattttaatatacatgCGAAAATAACGAAGCAGAGGTGAAACAACTGAATGCTGTACAATTTAGCTGTAAGggtaatattaaatattcatcCGAATCACGTGTATTTTAAAGTAGACTCACCTTGAAGTTGGAAGGGTCCACTCTCAGCTTGTAGGCGTGCAGCTCGCTGAGCTGGTTCATGGCGCCAGGAAGGTCATCAATTTTGGCCACAGCATCAGCAACGCCTCCCATGATGGTCTTTCCGTGCTTCTTCACCTGGGCAGATCCAGGGTTCAGATCAGACCAGTGGGAGAAGTAGGTCTTGGTCTGGGGGAACACTCTGAGCATTCTGACGGAGAAGAAACAGttaagacttgcagacttgcaAGACAATTTTGGATTAAGTAATACTGATTTAAATATAGTATCATTAAATTAAGTCAATATCAAAACAATAGCCCTTACAGGCCAGTGCTACGAATTACCTGCCCAATGCTTCGGCACCAATTTCATCGGATTTTGAGCCGATTTTAGCCCAAAGGGCTTTCACCACATTCATGTCCTTAGCAGTAAGACTCATCGCTGCGTCGTCGTCTTCTCAACGCTATTCAGATATTCAGGGGAAAAAGCTCCTGGTGAATTTGGAAAGTTTATCACGTTTATATAGAACCATAAAGGGACCCACCCAAGCTTCCTATCCAAACCCCACCTCCGAAGCACGTTAGTGCTTATCTCCACCCAGCTTAATCAAAACCGTGCCAATTTTTACTCTGGTATAATTCAGataattttttaatcaatttttcACAAATTGCACGGTACGCTAAATCTGTATTAGCGAATTTATTTGACCCTTTCTGGATTATGTCTGACGCAGTGACGCATTTCTTAACGTGTTTTTCACTATTAAAACTAGCCAAAAATAAATGCTAATAACAAAAGCATCTGCCACTGGTACACTTAAATTATAAGTGTATCATATATATTATCTGAATTATACCAGAGTAAAAACTGGAacggttttatatatatatatatatattttatatatactttatatatatatatatatctttaaaaCGAACCTGACAGTTTTAAGATCACTGGTTTGTGGTCTGTATCTGTAATATTCATAGCTGTAACACGCCCTCCCAAtgctattttattaaattatgaaTACCTCATAGAAGTATTTCCATTTAAAATACATCAATATTCACAGTTTGTTGTTCTGTTCATATTGCATATCTGAGATAATTGGTCTTTTATATACACTTTTCCGTTGCACATcgattttttgtttgcttgtgttGTATTTTGATGTTAAAATTAAAACCGTGCGGGACACTAAATTACAGGATAAAATAGTTATCAATAACTAATTCACAACTGTAAGCAATCATCTATTGCAAAATagtgttttttaataaaaaataaatatatatttgccaAAATATTTTGGCCTGAATCCGATCAGCGACGTCCACTCCCCTCTGAATTACGTCCGAAAAAAAATATCCAATCAAATCAGGTTCTCTCTGAAGGGCGGAGAGAGAAATCGTGCATAAATTGTGCCCGCGTTTCCATTGCTGAGCAAAAATATTATATCGCACCTCTTGCCGCAATCTGAGAAGAGTCTAAACCGTCAGTATGGTTGAGTGGACAGACGCCGAGCGCAGCGCCATCGTTGGCCTGTGGGGAAAGATCTGTGTCGATGAAATCGGACCTCAGGCCTTTTCCAGGTCTCTATTTATGCTCACACTCTGTGCATAATGTTTGTATTCTCTACATTCTTTGACAACCTAATAATTGATTCTGCACTCATTTCAGGCTTCTGATCGTATATCCTTGGACTCAGAGGCACTTCGCTTCATTTGGGAATCTGTCCAGCGCCGCCGCCATCCAGGGCAACCCCAAAGTGGCCCATCACGGGAAGATCGTCATGGGTGGGCTGGACAAAGCCGTGAAGAACTTGGATAAAATCAAG encodes:
- the LOC136699273 gene encoding hemoglobin subunit alpha-like, with amino-acid sequence MSLTAKDMNVVKALWAKIGSKSDEIGAEALGRMLRVFPQTKTYFSHWSDLNPGSAQVKKHGKTIMGGVADAVAKIDDLPGAMNQLSELHAYKLRVDPSNFKILAHNIIVVVAMLFPAEFTPEVHVSFDKFLQNVAWWMAERYR
- the LOC136699403 gene encoding hemoglobin subunit beta-like, whose product is MVEWTDAERSAIVGLWGKICVDEIGPQAFSRLLIVYPWTQRHFASFGNLSSAAAIQGNPKVAHHGKIVMGGLDKAVKNLDKIKATYAQLSVMHSEKLHVDPDNFRLLAECITVCVAMKFGPSVFTADVQEAWQKFLCVVVSALGRQYH